Proteins encoded by one window of Pseudonocardia sp. HH130629-09:
- a CDS encoding carboxymuconolactone decarboxylase family protein, whose product MTTHPPAGARDWGGRLPRNETLDLDDEQCAAVDRIRSGTARWAEESGFAATDDEGGLIGPFNAFVLRPRPGTAFNRWVATDQQESSLPATVREVVILTVGAAWGAAYELYAHTAVARSVGLDENVVQALLDGTAAKVLTGDERVVHRFVDELVRTHRVTDDTYAAAEAALGRDGVLDTVHLTGMYLSVSALLNAFEIPAPDGP is encoded by the coding sequence GTGACCACACACCCGCCTGCCGGCGCCCGGGACTGGGGCGGCCGGCTGCCCCGCAACGAGACCCTCGACCTCGACGACGAGCAGTGCGCCGCCGTCGACCGGATCCGCTCCGGCACGGCCCGCTGGGCCGAGGAATCCGGCTTCGCCGCGACTGACGACGAGGGCGGCCTCATCGGCCCGTTCAACGCGTTCGTGCTGCGCCCGCGCCCGGGCACGGCGTTCAACCGGTGGGTCGCGACCGACCAGCAGGAGTCGTCCCTGCCGGCGACCGTGCGCGAGGTCGTCATCCTGACCGTCGGCGCGGCCTGGGGCGCCGCCTACGAGCTGTACGCGCACACCGCGGTCGCCCGCTCGGTCGGGCTGGACGAGAACGTGGTGCAGGCACTGCTCGACGGCACCGCGGCGAAGGTGCTGACCGGCGACGAGCGCGTCGTGCACCGGTTCGTCGACGAGCTGGTCCGCACCCACCGGGTCACCGACGACACCTACGCCGCGGCCGAGGCCGCGCTCGGCCGCGACGGGGTGCTCGACACCGTCCACCTGACGGGGATGTACCTGTCGGTGTCGGCGCTGCTCAACGCCTTCGAGATCCCGGCGCCGGACGGTCCCTGA
- a CDS encoding organic hydroperoxide resistance protein: MANYTTEATSTGGGRDGHIRSEDGFIDQDLKMPPELGGPGGATNPEQLFAAAYAACFHGALRLAARKAKVAVPDDAQVTATIQLQPDDVSFHVAADITAHLPGLEQPAADELVEAAHQVCPYSKATRGNIEVTLTATV, translated from the coding sequence ATGGCGAACTACACGACCGAGGCCACCTCGACCGGCGGCGGCCGCGACGGCCACATCCGCAGCGAGGACGGCTTCATCGACCAGGACCTGAAGATGCCGCCGGAGCTGGGCGGCCCCGGCGGCGCCACCAACCCCGAGCAGCTCTTCGCCGCCGCCTACGCGGCCTGCTTCCACGGCGCGCTGCGGCTGGCGGCCCGGAAGGCGAAGGTCGCCGTCCCGGACGACGCACAGGTCACCGCGACCATCCAGCTGCAGCCCGACGACGTGAGTTTCCACGTCGCCGCAGACATCACCGCCCACCTGCCGGGCCTGGAGCAGCCGGCCGCCGACGAGCTGGTCGAGGCGGCGCACCAGGTGTGCCCCTACTCGAAGGCGACCCGCGGCAACATCGAGGTCACCCTCACCGCCACGGTCTGA
- a CDS encoding peptidyl-tRNA hydrolase, protein MTAPAPVLALLAGRYGAGARGRDIAPEADGVVRAMPVVLRIERDPLPVRTALLEAAATAALAVCTDPRAQPGGEWHDAVAPWVDGRIRKIARRARGAHWRAVAELPGVTVRVGDAEARALLLGPVDGVPKVVARLQIGGTELPADEPGPPDPDAPLVLLSPHAEMTVGKAAAQVGHATMLLGAAAGWPVGAAPVCAVRAADPATWARMAPAADDGTDGVVGVRDAGFTEVDPGTMTCLAVAHAAFAAGPRR, encoded by the coding sequence GTGACCGCCCCCGCACCGGTTCTGGCGCTGCTCGCGGGCCGCTACGGAGCCGGGGCCCGCGGCCGGGACATCGCGCCGGAGGCCGACGGCGTCGTGCGGGCGATGCCGGTCGTGCTGCGCATCGAGCGCGACCCGCTGCCCGTGCGCACCGCGCTGCTGGAGGCGGCGGCCACCGCGGCGCTCGCCGTCTGCACCGACCCGCGGGCCCAGCCCGGTGGCGAGTGGCACGACGCCGTCGCCCCGTGGGTGGACGGACGCATCCGCAAGATCGCGCGGCGGGCCCGTGGCGCGCATTGGCGCGCCGTGGCTGAGCTCCCCGGCGTGACGGTGCGGGTCGGTGACGCCGAGGCCCGTGCCCTGCTGCTCGGCCCGGTCGACGGCGTGCCGAAGGTCGTCGCACGGCTGCAGATCGGCGGCACCGAGCTGCCCGCCGACGAGCCCGGCCCACCCGACCCGGACGCCCCGCTGGTGCTGCTGTCACCGCACGCCGAGATGACCGTCGGCAAGGCCGCCGCGCAGGTCGGGCACGCCACCATGCTGCTCGGCGCGGCCGCCGGGTGGCCGGTCGGCGCGGCACCGGTGTGCGCGGTGCGCGCCGCGGACCCGGCCACCTGGGCGCGCATGGCCCCGGCCGCCGACGACGGCACCGACGGCGTCGTCGGGGTGCGCGACGCGGGTTTCACCGAGGTCGACCCGGGCACCATGACTTGCCTGGCAGTGGCTCACGCCGCGTTTGCGGCCGGACCCCGGCGGTGA